The segment CGGTAGCCCACCGCGTACCCTCGGTGGGCATCTTCGGGCCAACCAAGGTGGTACGCTGGGGATACAACACGGTGAAGCACCGCTCCGTCGCCGTGTTCAATGGTGGCGCAGCCGCAAGCGATATCCGCGAGTGCCTGAATGCAATACCGGTAGCACGGGTAGTTTCGGAGCTGCACGGCGCCGTGCGGGGAACAATTGGCGCCAATAGCAACGCGGTGCAGTTCGTTGTGCCGCAGCACCTCGGCCAGGGCGGGACCAAAGAAGCCGCACATAAACGGGCCTGAGCCATTCGAATGGAGTTCTGGTGAACGTCGTAAAGGTTGGGCAGCTCTCAATTGGAATGGACGGTGCGCCACCCGCCTTGATCGCGGGGCCGTGCGTCATCGAGAGCCTGGATCTTTGCCGTGAAGTTGCTGCGTGTGCCCGGGAGGTATGCGCCCGCCTAGGCCTTCCTTATATCTTTAAGGCTAGTTTCGATAAAGCCAACAGAACTGCCGGCGCCTCGTTCAGAGGCCGCGGACTCGATGCCGGGTTGGCGGTGCTTGCTGCCATCAAAGAGGAGTATGGCGTACCTGTGCTGACCGATGTACATGAGTCGTGGCAGTGTGCGCCGGTCGGCGAGGTCTGCGACCTGCTGCAAATCCCGGCGTTTCTGTGCCGCCAGACCGACCTCTTAGTAGCCGCTGCCGAAACTGGCCGCGCCGTGAACATCAAGAAGGGCCAGTTCCTGGCTCCATGGGATGCTGTCAACATCGTCCATAAAGTGGAAGCAGCCGGGAACCGTAACATCCTGCTCACAGAGCGTGGCGCCAGTTTCGGCTACAACACGCTGGTGGTGGACTACACCGGGATTCCAATCATGCGGGACTTCGGCTATCCCGTCGTGTTCGACGCGACGCACAGCGTGCAGCTGCCAGGTGGCGGGCCCGGCGGTTCGGTAAGCGGTGGCCGTCGCCAATTCGTGCCGCATCTCGCCCGCGCCGCAGCGGCTGTGGGGGTGGACGCCCTGTTCCTGGAAATACACCCGGACCCGGAGAAGGCGCTCTCGGATGCGGCAACCATGCTTCCGCTTCGCGACCTTGAAGCCCTGATGCAACAGGTCGTCCAAATCGACCGCGTCGTCAAACCGCAACTACTGCAAGCGCAGTGACTGCACGCCAAACTGCCGGAAACGCGTAATGCCGGACCAATCCTCTCGAGAAACGTGGCTCACCTTCGCACAGGAAGCGCTGGGTGTTGAAGCTGAGGCAATTCTCCATGCCGCAGCCCGACTGGACGGCTCGTTTTTGGCGGCACTCGACCTGCTGGACGGCTGTCGCGGCAAGATCGTCGTCAGCGGCGTCGGCAAGTCAGGCATCGTCGCCCGCAAGCTCGCCGCCACGCTCACATCAACCGGAGCGCCCGCCGTGTTTCTGCATCCGACCGAGGCGATGCATGGCGACCTCGGCCTTGTGGCAGCAGAGGATGTGCTGATACTCATCAGTCATAGTGGCGAAAGCGAAGAGCTCCTCGGTATTCTCCCGGCCATTGCAGCCCGTGGCGTGCCAATTATCAGCATTATCGGCAACCTCACCAGCACACTGGCAGAGCGATCCTCGGTGCATCTGGATGCGTCGATTGAGCGCGAAATCTGCCCGCTGAATCTGGCGCCAACGGCCAGCGTGATCACGGCTCTCGCCGTTGGTGATGCGTTGGCCATGGCGCTGCATGGGCGGCGCGGGCTCAAACCGGAAGATTATGCACTGAATCACCCCGGCGGACGGCTGGGCCGCCGGCTGACGATGCGTGTCGCTGACGTGATGATGGCCACAGTACCTTCAGTTGGCCTCGATGCATCCCTGCTCGATGTGCTCGGAGCGATCTCCGCCGGATACGTCGGCGCAGCATGCGTACTGGACGAAGAAGGCGGTCTGTTGGGCCTGATCACCGATAATGA is part of the Armatimonadota bacterium genome and harbors:
- the kdsA gene encoding 3-deoxy-8-phosphooctulonate synthase; amino-acid sequence: MNVVKVGQLSIGMDGAPPALIAGPCVIESLDLCREVAACAREVCARLGLPYIFKASFDKANRTAGASFRGRGLDAGLAVLAAIKEEYGVPVLTDVHESWQCAPVGEVCDLLQIPAFLCRQTDLLVAAAETGRAVNIKKGQFLAPWDAVNIVHKVEAAGNRNILLTERGASFGYNTLVVDYTGIPIMRDFGYPVVFDATHSVQLPGGGPGGSVSGGRRQFVPHLARAAAAVGVDALFLEIHPDPEKALSDAATMLPLRDLEALMQQVVQIDRVVKPQLLQAQ
- a CDS encoding KpsF/GutQ family sugar-phosphate isomerase; translated protein: MPDQSSRETWLTFAQEALGVEAEAILHAAARLDGSFLAALDLLDGCRGKIVVSGVGKSGIVARKLAATLTSTGAPAVFLHPTEAMHGDLGLVAAEDVLILISHSGESEELLGILPAIAARGVPIISIIGNLTSTLAERSSVHLDASIEREICPLNLAPTASVITALAVGDALAMALHGRRGLKPEDYALNHPGGRLGRRLTMRVADVMMATVPSVGLDASLLDVLGAISAGYVGAACVLDEEGGLLGLITDNDVRRSMQSTEGNPLHLTARQVMNPAPAVVLTANQLAWDALNLLENRPRAITVAPVVDEDGRCVGMVRVHDLVRAGLA